DNA from Drosophila gunungcola strain Sukarami chromosome 3L unlocalized genomic scaffold, Dgunungcola_SK_2 000002F, whole genome shotgun sequence:
gaaattaaaaaagttttctctTAGTTCTTCCTGCGGGTCACAATCACGACGGTTTTGTGGCACCTTTTGGGGTTCTTGCACTTCTTATTCGGAATGCGAGTGTGGCACCAGTTGTTGCCCTTCCAGCAACGCTTCTTGTGGGTGGATGAGGCAGTGGTCGAGGTGGTTGCCGACGCCgatgttgtcgttgttgctgcAGTGGTGGTTGTCGTAGTGGTGGCAGCAGTGGTAGTCGTGGCAGTATCGTCAGTACCACTTGCAGAATAAGCCAACTGAATGGCCAAGGCAATAAGAGCGACCACGAAAAGGAACTTCATCTTTACTTATTGAGGGAGCGTTGGAAAAGGAAGTGAAAATGCCTTATCAAGTTGGAGCTATCGAGTGTTGTGATTGACTGGTGAACCAACAGTCGTTTTTATAGCGAGTACTTAGTTCCGTTACAGCTGTGTCAGTTTTGTGTTAGTAAGCACATTTGccgaaaaataattataaaaacgaTTTCCTCACTAAATGTGTGTCAATACGagacaattaaatatttgctaaGTCCAAATAATACCCAAAGACatgattttatttgaaaacagCTCAGCACCCACAACTAACCCactaaaaatgattaaaattatatgttttaaagatgtaaataaaaatcctGTAATTcttaaacctttttaaatataagtatatttaTCCCAGGTGAGTACAAAGTGTTAAGGGCTAAATAACAAGTCAAATAACTTTATTTCTTATGTGCGCTTCAGGTCTTATACCAATGGTTCGAGCATTGGCTGacaagtaaattaaattacataaatgTATAAGCTGTGTAAAATTTTTTGGGTACGGAACAAtcgaatatatttaattaatggtataaagacacatttaaaaataaaattaatttatgtaaaatcaaaataaagtcTAATTTAAGACCCCTTCAAGCTCACAAATAataatcttatttttattagtgCATAAGTTTTACatgcaattatttattttattagttatCTATGAAAAAGTGAGGGGCATAAAAATCCATTTGcataacaaacatttttttaaatttaataataacataaaagGAAACACACTTTGGCATaccaaagtttatataccc
Protein-coding regions in this window:
- the LOC128257428 gene encoding protein new-glue 1-like, which produces MKFLFVVALIALAIQLAYSASGTDDTATTTTAATTTTTTTAATTTTSASATTSTTASSTHKKRCWKGNNWCHTRIPNKKCKNPKRCHKTVVIVTRRKN